GGCGTCCGTGGCGCTGACCTCGACTCCCGTCAGTTTCGGCGTCGACCATGTCCGTCGTCTCCGCGCCGCTGGGCTGGACGATGGCTCGGTCATCGACGTGATCAACGGGGCCGCCTTCTTCAACTGGGCGAACCGGCTGATGCTGTCCCTCGGGGAACCGGAGCTTCCGGCACGCTTCCGGTAGGGCGTACCGTGGTCGCCATGACAGAATTTCCCACGACTTCCCGCATCGCCATTCCCGGCACCGATCTGGAGATCACCCCGCTGAACCTCGGCGGGAACACCTTCGGCTGGACATCGGACGTCCAGGAGTCCTTCGACGTGCTGGATGCGTTCCTCGCCGCGGGCGGAAACTTCATCGACACCGCCGACATGTACTCCCAGTGGGGCGAGGGGCACTCCGGCGGCGAGTCCGAGACCGTACTCGGCCAGTGGTTCGCCGACCGTGGTAACCGCGACCAGGTGGTGCTGGCGACGAAGGTTGGTGCCATCCAGAGTGCGGCCGGGCTGGCCCATGACACCGTGGTCGCCAACCTCGACAGGTCACTGGAACGGCTGCAGACCGACCGGGTCGACCTTTACTACTACCACTACGATGACGAGTCCGTGGATATCGCCGATCAGGTCCGTACTGCCGCTGAACTGGTCGATTCCGGCAAGGTACGCTATATCGGCCTGTCGAACTACTCCACCGACCGCATGCGTGAGTTCTTCGAGACGGCACGTGAACTGGAGCTCGACCACGCCATCCCGTTGGCCATCCAGCCGCAGTACAGCCTGCTCGCCCGGTCGGACTACGAGGACGGCTACATGCAGGTCGCCGAGGAATACGGCGTCGGCGTGTTCAGCTACTTCTCCCTGGCGTCGGGCCTGCTGACCGGTAAGTACCGGAGCCGTGAGGATCTGGAGGGCGTTGCCCGCGAGGGGCAGACCGGCGGCTACTTCGAGAAGGACGGTAACGATAGGGACCCCTTCACCGTGGTCGATGCCGTGGTGACGGTCGCCGAAGCCCATGACACGGAACCGGCGTCGGTGGCCTTGGCCTGGCTGCTGGCCAAGGGGGTGACCGCCCCGATCGCCTCAGCCCGCACCCCGGAGCAGGTCGCACCGCTGATCGCCGCGACGACACTGCAGCTCAGTGACGAGGAGATCGCCGATCTCGACGCCGCGTCCGACGGTTTCTGAGTAGAATCCGGGGCATGAACACGCATGCTCCGGACAAGAACGCAGGTGGTCCTCAGGGTCTGCCGGTGATCCGCCCTGAGGCCGCCGACGGAGGGGACGCCGGAGAGATCCGGTCGCTCACCGCCGCCGCATTCGATGGCATCGAACAATCTGACGGGCATGAGCCTGCGATCATCGACGCACTCCGTGAGGCGGACGCGCTGACCCTGTCACTGGTCGCGGTGCGTTCGGGGTGGGTGATCGGGCACATTGCCGCGTCGCCGGTGACCCTGACCCGTGCCGACGGCGAGGTTCCCGGCCAGTGGTTCGGGCTTGGTCCGTTGTCCGTGTCTCCCGCCCACCAGGGGGAAGGAATCGGCGCAGCTCTGATGCGGTCAGCGCTTGAGCTCCTCGACACGGAGGAGGGGGCCACCGGGGCTGTCCTCCTCGGCGATCCGACCTACTACGACCGTTTTGGATTCGAGGCGCGTGAGGGGCTCGTCATGGACGGGCTGCCGGAGGAGAGCTCCGCCTACTTCCAGGCATTACGGTTGGACGGGGACCCGTCCTATCCACAGGCGGTGGTGAGCTACCACCCCGCGTTCGGGGCCTAGGTGTGGTGACGCTCGACTGTTTCTCAGGTCTGGTCACCCATTCGTACCCCTTAAGGGGATTAACTGATGAAAGTCCCAGGTCAGTTTCTCTGACGTCGATGATGGGGTGCGATATCCGGTAACACGGCGGACCACCCTGCCATTTGCCTGG
The genomic region above belongs to Corynebacterium glyciniphilum AJ 3170 and contains:
- a CDS encoding GNAT family N-acetyltransferase — translated: MNTHAPDKNAGGPQGLPVIRPEAADGGDAGEIRSLTAAAFDGIEQSDGHEPAIIDALREADALTLSLVAVRSGWVIGHIAASPVTLTRADGEVPGQWFGLGPLSVSPAHQGEGIGAALMRSALELLDTEEGATGAVLLGDPTYYDRFGFEAREGLVMDGLPEESSAYFQALRLDGDPSYPQAVVSYHPAFGA
- a CDS encoding aldo/keto reductase, giving the protein MTEFPTTSRIAIPGTDLEITPLNLGGNTFGWTSDVQESFDVLDAFLAAGGNFIDTADMYSQWGEGHSGGESETVLGQWFADRGNRDQVVLATKVGAIQSAAGLAHDTVVANLDRSLERLQTDRVDLYYYHYDDESVDIADQVRTAAELVDSGKVRYIGLSNYSTDRMREFFETARELELDHAIPLAIQPQYSLLARSDYEDGYMQVAEEYGVGVFSYFSLASGLLTGKYRSREDLEGVAREGQTGGYFEKDGNDRDPFTVVDAVVTVAEAHDTEPASVALAWLLAKGVTAPIASARTPEQVAPLIAATTLQLSDEEIADLDAASDGF